The proteins below are encoded in one region of Flammeovirga kamogawensis:
- a CDS encoding SDR family NAD(P)-dependent oxidoreductase: MLDKFQLNSKVALVTGCKRGIGKAMAIGLAEAGADIIGVSATLELEGSDVQKEVEKRGRKFKAYQCDFSDRKSLYDFILTVKGNHPQIDILINNAGTILRTPAAEHPDEMWDKVVEVNQNAQFILTREIGKDMVARGSGKVIFTASLLTFQGGITVPGYAASKGAIGQLTMAFANEWASKGVNVNAVAPGYISTDNTEALRNDAERSTSILSRIPAGRWGEAEDFAGPVVFLSSEAASYMHGSIMLVDGGWMGR, translated from the coding sequence ATTTTAGATAAATTTCAACTCAATTCAAAAGTTGCATTAGTAACTGGCTGTAAAAGAGGTATTGGTAAAGCAATGGCAATAGGTTTAGCAGAAGCTGGAGCCGATATTATTGGTGTTTCTGCAACTTTAGAATTGGAGGGAAGTGATGTGCAAAAAGAAGTAGAAAAAAGAGGACGTAAATTTAAAGCTTATCAATGTGATTTTTCTGATAGAAAATCATTGTATGACTTTATTTTGACCGTAAAAGGTAATCATCCTCAGATAGATATCTTGATCAATAATGCAGGTACAATTTTACGTACACCAGCTGCAGAGCATCCTGATGAAATGTGGGATAAAGTAGTAGAGGTTAATCAAAATGCTCAGTTTATTTTAACTAGAGAAATTGGTAAAGATATGGTAGCTAGAGGTAGTGGTAAAGTAATTTTCACAGCTTCTTTACTTACTTTTCAAGGAGGGATAACTGTTCCTGGTTATGCGGCTAGTAAAGGTGCAATTGGGCAATTAACAATGGCATTTGCTAACGAATGGGCAAGTAAAGGTGTAAATGTAAATGCTGTAGCTCCTGGTTACATCAGCACTGATAATACAGAAGCATTAAGAAATGATGCAGAACGTTCTACATCTATTTTATCAAGAATTCCTGCAGGAAGATGGGGAGAAGCAGAAGATTTTGCAGGCCCTGTTGTATTCTTATCATCAGAAGCAGCGTCTTACATGCACGGTAGTATTATGCTTGTTGACGGTGGATGGATGGGTAGATAA
- a CDS encoding zinc-dependent alcohol dehydrogenase, giving the protein MKAAFYESKGKFTVGKGEQIKPKAGEVRLDVAYCGVCGTDVHIFHGVMDQRVSPPQTVGHEASAVVAEIGEGVTNVKVGDKVAVRPLHFGDEHPFDKGFKHVGKNLKFIGIDSSGAFQNSWTVPSYTLHKLPEQVNLMHGAFIEPLSVACHDVKIGRVKAGENCLVIGGGPIGTLIGYVIKEKGANVIISEVNETRLKMLNELGFTTINPAKENLSERISELTGEAMIDCAFEVSGSAPGVQTMTEVVNVRGRIVMVAIHGGEQKKVDLFKFFWSEIELLGARLYEEDDYEEAIKIASSGNIPFEDLITKVDDLDNIQSIFDEIDKNPEGMKYLIKCNDN; this is encoded by the coding sequence AAGGTGAACAAATAAAACCTAAAGCTGGCGAGGTAAGATTAGACGTTGCGTACTGTGGAGTATGTGGTACAGATGTACATATTTTTCATGGTGTGATGGATCAGCGTGTTAGTCCTCCGCAAACTGTAGGGCATGAAGCTTCTGCAGTTGTTGCCGAAATTGGAGAGGGTGTTACAAATGTAAAAGTAGGGGATAAAGTAGCAGTAAGACCTTTACATTTTGGAGATGAACATCCATTTGATAAAGGATTTAAACATGTAGGTAAAAACCTTAAATTTATTGGGATAGATTCTAGCGGAGCTTTTCAAAATAGCTGGACTGTACCTTCTTACACTTTACATAAACTACCAGAACAAGTAAACTTAATGCACGGAGCATTTATTGAGCCTTTGTCTGTTGCTTGTCACGATGTGAAAATTGGCAGAGTAAAAGCAGGAGAGAATTGTTTGGTGATTGGTGGTGGTCCAATAGGTACTTTGATTGGTTATGTGATAAAGGAAAAAGGAGCTAATGTAATCATTTCAGAAGTGAATGAGACAAGGTTAAAAATGTTGAACGAGTTAGGTTTTACAACAATTAACCCAGCAAAAGAAAACCTTTCAGAACGTATATCTGAGTTAACTGGAGAAGCAATGATTGATTGTGCTTTTGAAGTTTCTGGTTCAGCACCTGGTGTGCAAACAATGACAGAAGTAGTTAATGTAAGGGGCAGAATTGTAATGGTTGCCATACATGGTGGAGAACAAAAGAAGGTAGATTTATTCAAGTTCTTTTGGTCTGAAATAGAGTTACTTGGTGCTCGTTTATACGAAGAAGATGATTATGAGGAGGCAATAAAAATTGCTAGTTCAGGGAATATTCCTTTTGAAGATCTAATAACAAAAGTAGATGATTTAGATAATATTCAATCTATTTTTGATGAAATCGATAAGAATCCTGAAGGTATGAAATATCTTATTAAGTGTAACGATAATTAA